In Pseudomonas hamedanensis, a single window of DNA contains:
- a CDS encoding GNAT family N-acetyltransferase, whose amino-acid sequence MTYSIRDATQADLPAIRDIYNDAVLNTTAIWNEQAVDLANRQAWFSARQAQAYPVLVIVDSDNSVLGYASFGDWRPFDGFRHTVEHSVYVRSDQRGNGLGPQLMTALIERAKTCNKHVMVAAIESGNAASIRLHQRAGFIVTGQMPQVGTKFGRWLDLTFMQLTLNPGAEPPDAHKE is encoded by the coding sequence ATGACTTACAGCATCCGCGATGCGACGCAGGCCGACCTGCCGGCGATCCGTGACATCTATAACGACGCGGTGCTCAACACCACGGCAATCTGGAATGAACAGGCCGTCGACCTCGCTAACCGCCAGGCGTGGTTCAGCGCGCGTCAGGCTCAGGCTTATCCGGTTCTGGTGATCGTCGACAGCGACAACAGCGTTCTCGGCTACGCTTCGTTCGGCGACTGGCGGCCGTTCGACGGGTTCCGCCACACCGTCGAACATTCGGTGTACGTGCGCAGCGACCAGCGCGGCAACGGCCTCGGCCCGCAACTGATGACTGCGCTGATTGAACGGGCAAAAACCTGCAACAAGCATGTCATGGTCGCCGCGATCGAAAGCGGCAACGCCGCCTCGATTCGTCTGCATCAACGCGCCGGTTTCATCGTCACCGGGCAGATGCCGCAAGTCGGTACCAAGTTCGGTCGCTGGCTCGACTTGACCTTCATGCAATTGACCCTCAATCCCGGCGCAGAGCCGCCTGACGCCCACAAGGAGTGA
- a CDS encoding GNAT family N-acetyltransferase, translated as MNAAQLRRVNAESFAHYRQGLIDLLLDAVGYGASVGFMGDLDAAQAHAYFDDVQDNVNKGHVLLWVVVKDEQVQASVQLALCQKANGLNRAEVQKLLVREDARRRGLGQQLMSALELEARHLKRGLLYLDTEAGSPAEAFYQALGYIRAGEIPDYACDPNGTYRPTALYYKILQGAQP; from the coding sequence ATGAACGCTGCCCAACTGCGTCGCGTCAACGCTGAAAGTTTTGCTCATTACCGTCAGGGCTTGATCGACCTGCTGCTCGACGCTGTGGGATACGGCGCCAGCGTCGGCTTCATGGGCGACCTCGATGCCGCGCAGGCGCACGCCTATTTCGATGACGTCCAGGACAACGTGAACAAAGGCCATGTGCTGCTCTGGGTGGTGGTCAAGGACGAACAGGTCCAGGCCAGCGTGCAGTTGGCGCTGTGCCAGAAGGCCAACGGCCTGAATCGCGCCGAAGTGCAGAAACTGCTGGTGCGCGAAGACGCCCGCCGCCGCGGCCTCGGTCAGCAATTGATGAGTGCGCTGGAGCTTGAGGCGCGCCATCTCAAGCGCGGCCTGCTCTACCTCGACACGGAAGCGGGCTCGCCGGCTGAAGCGTTCTATCAAGCCCTGGGTTATATCCGCGCCGGCGAAATTCCCGATTACGCCTGTGACCCCAACGGCACGTACCGCCCGACCGCTCTCTATTACAAGATTCTGCAAGGAGCCCAGCCATGA
- a CDS encoding urease subunit beta encodes MIPGEYQIQPGDIELNAGRRTLSLNVANSGDRPIQVGSHYHFFETNDALTFDRAASRGMRLNIPAGTAVRFEPGQSREVELVDYAGHRRVFGFAGRIMGDL; translated from the coding sequence ATGATTCCCGGCGAATACCAGATCCAGCCCGGCGACATCGAACTCAACGCCGGCCGTCGCACCCTCAGCCTGAATGTCGCCAACAGCGGCGACCGGCCGATCCAGGTCGGCTCGCACTATCACTTTTTCGAAACCAACGACGCGCTGACCTTCGACCGCGCAGCCAGTCGCGGCATGCGCCTGAATATTCCCGCCGGCACCGCCGTGCGCTTTGAGCCTGGCCAGAGCCGTGAGGTCGAGCTGGTCGATTACGCCGGACATCGCCGGGTGTTCGGCTTTGCCGGACGCATCATGGGTGATCTTTAA
- the ureA gene encoding urease subunit gamma — protein sequence MDLTPREKDKLLIFTAGLVAERRLARGVKLNYPEAMAYISAALLEGARDGQTVAELMHYGTTLLSREQVMEGIPEMIPEIQVEATFPDGTKLVTVHQPIV from the coding sequence ATGGACCTGACCCCACGCGAAAAAGACAAGCTGCTGATCTTCACCGCCGGCCTCGTCGCCGAGCGGCGGCTGGCCCGCGGCGTGAAGCTCAACTACCCGGAAGCCATGGCCTACATCTCCGCCGCGCTGCTCGAAGGCGCCCGCGACGGCCAGACCGTGGCCGAGCTGATGCACTACGGCACCACCCTGCTCAGCCGCGAGCAAGTGATGGAAGGCATCCCGGAAATGATCCCGGAAATCCAGGTCGAGGCGACGTTTCCCGACGGCACCAAACTGGTCACCGTTCACCAGCCAATCGTCTGA